A window from Leptothermofonsia sichuanensis E412 encodes these proteins:
- a CDS encoding c-type cytochrome: protein MENHLLKNEGLIQRIALVVLAILISIGLILLGVHRLQLSDPYIRTVLSLQGDAVQGHAIFQMNCAGCHGLEADGRVGPSLRKVADRKSKFHLIHQVISGQTPPMPQFQPTPQEMADLLSYLESL, encoded by the coding sequence TTGGAAAATCACCTGCTTAAGAATGAAGGCTTAATTCAGCGGATTGCCCTGGTCGTTCTAGCAATCCTGATTTCCATTGGTCTGATTCTGCTGGGAGTTCATCGCCTGCAATTGTCAGACCCATACATTCGCACGGTTCTTTCCTTGCAGGGAGATGCTGTCCAGGGTCATGCCATCTTTCAGATGAATTGCGCTGGTTGTCATGGACTGGAGGCAGATGGCCGGGTTGGCCCCAGCCTTCGTAAGGTTGCCGATCGCAAATCAAAATTCCACCTGATCCACCAGGTTATTAGTGGGCAAACCCCTCCCATGCCTCAGTTTCAGCCCACTCCCCAGGAAATGGCAGATTTATTAAGCTATCTGGAAAGTCTCTAA
- a CDS encoding DUF751 family protein, which yields MQNLWNNVSKWPLFVLGAILGVFLNAVKPLVPLLKNPVTAIALIGIMIGGVAFVGFTLRAMLGLNAV from the coding sequence ATGCAAAATCTCTGGAATAACGTTTCCAAATGGCCCCTTTTTGTTTTAGGCGCAATCCTGGGCGTTTTTTTGAATGCCGTTAAACCACTGGTGCCCCTGTTAAAAAATCCAGTAACAGCGATCGCCCTCATCGGCATCATGATAGGGGGAGTTGCCTTTGTTGGGTTTACCCTGCGTGCCATGCTGGGGTTAAACGCAGTCTAA
- the hpsA gene encoding hormogonium polysaccharide biosynthesis protein HpsA encodes MSDRKLAKAVQSLLRQIWRLHKSITRAFVTWLLRTALIVNRSTRQPIAGFVLPTTVLLILVVALTTGALTYRAFNTSTRTIAETQNRVIYNAATPAIDRARSKIEFLFDSTKDTRYPGGVPSDGVLTSMLLNASPVVTIKGDAALSTLRLAGGGNNGMGNDRDPYTLPDETRIDINGDGQLDNAWRFQVDTDGNGSLDATVAYSVILTIPPDETGRPPARTRLVSLTDAQKADGEVVGGRRISYTRSGPLSNTPATGGCATSGGAGSRVEGGWFEDEGNSSVLRKNFQVDAFVVSNNVGTTGASNFTTLELQQDRKLDRGNKWGAWFRNDLEIFPGPQFNWNGAMHTEGNLIIGNNAFSAYLISSPASCLFYESASEISVTSITESRDAGGNVITPAFNGLVASGRINDTSYSGSSLIYLHAPNPTAAANKVTLTPTNDWSNGAANIFQISSDPLAIQVRDRRQSRAANPTNQPYLDPANTGPNNKFPRRIKAESAPAPYVDDTYRADNRYGPKSVYDAQAVVPRGRRIGQLIAAGDNVSPDPSETVQADPKLIAAEAETGADSSTVGLDGYWERRARNEGLRILVGERLELGNSNGWVTPKDQPAARQNPATTAPLPPANPDYSQLRNASYGSVTDASQADPDTSDDEGDPLYPPYRQGNTNLTHEAQQRRALRDNIAAVQSTAVYHAAVSRDYPVACLASTSHPGTPFTLRQSINFVPTFFVNSTPTGIADGDGGSGSGLTSQRDTVLMTDFFNGRGTNGWEFEPPGQTQTQFEADINNPASSLRIALQNLANFAGDHVSETQTGAFPPTQEAGRVHPYPELTMWGNFSNLRRALAQLNSGTTYANLSPADKTYLQTASCTLGMLAYNIDRVQRFDPRNPFNDRSRPNAAQVMQNLAQDLLLLMDGEVNEPSNPEVLPKQLLATYEYGRSTASNNAFYNARDYDRVPAEAYLGKLREYYLTQAASSFNDAKLRMAELIFEYFQIRRDRTYGFRPSPAANTWNFNPYVTTQSLGGFTHLWSSACDPNIFALNSDAQGRLSGQAAANISPAVRPDLATFRMALSRLCGTVIPAAAVHDYPGDYGLPQRNRNNRGLTPDPGIPNAYLEYIPREGSTLYGYRAPETRSPAPFDDPAGILRAAPYNNGVYLQATVAPKWPSLFYLFPECDHDHLGLRATCNGISTTNGIIDLQGDNIGANNSDGDWSDDLDIRQPTGQLTNLDPSARLGEVLPAAFQPWPEPYITDTYIKDTVNPSPATVYRVVDSGLPSMFVASSYPSYTTASLIAATDTGNTPPRSLVYRYRVFNNPLDDRPVTSVALRPRKLPAGFNNPFPLIDNPTWELPVLLTNTSGVVPGENAQYRPPNRILVPSADPLRGVVAAIPFLDRVMFSGREWMPLRVMDMDIGLLRRTRPANQGGAGSSPEAYPPDSTTKNDVWLPVSGIVYAFREDAVREDGINRPVGGTVTNATNPSAPTDPALQQVYPDSTEPRISIKPVDGIADPNRRPHGFRLRDASQLARHAAMSIPEQDNIRGLSFFTDDSVFIMGDYNLHQDGTDDQVTGIQRLEEFTTRLPDDANYTEAQFYGRTGRDTRFANAAPGEDRWRPSEILADAISVLSDTLCDGSVIDTFMTTGAGSGATISETTYSGRDRVDSNAAVTIPNGFRPYNRIYASSGTGGVSVYDNRTAGMFGPGCTGANGFTTFLNQNRPSTSTLLNSTGYAWMRENPADIFSPVKISRNGSGLTLPPLDNPPTPLPPTRYNPSSFATNNPATEPSKPRRPVPYTSNPVNGAFYDITNGRPAQSARDTRVNTIIVSGLVPSRQNQSYGGLHNFPRFLERWTRLWFSGAFLQLNFSNYATAPFDQQVWEPGQNPTPGNEQIAYYSPPQRLWGYDVALQLAPAGPAAARFVTPSRDRNEFYSEPPANDPYIRNLCRALPDDVIPDNRCPS; translated from the coding sequence ATGTCAGATCGCAAATTAGCCAAAGCTGTCCAGTCCCTTCTTAGACAGATCTGGCGACTGCACAAGAGCATCACCAGAGCATTCGTCACCTGGCTACTGCGGACAGCCCTGATTGTCAATCGCAGCACCCGACAGCCGATTGCTGGTTTTGTTTTGCCCACCACGGTGTTGCTCATCCTGGTGGTGGCATTAACCACAGGAGCGCTCACCTATCGCGCCTTCAATACCAGCACCCGGACCATTGCGGAAACCCAGAACCGGGTGATTTATAATGCGGCGACCCCTGCGATCGACCGGGCGCGGTCCAAGATTGAGTTTCTGTTTGACTCGACAAAGGATACTCGCTACCCCGGTGGAGTGCCATCGGATGGCGTGCTCACTTCCATGTTGCTGAACGCATCTCCTGTAGTCACAATTAAAGGGGATGCGGCACTCAGCACCCTCAGGCTGGCAGGCGGTGGGAATAATGGCATGGGAAATGACCGGGATCCCTACACCCTGCCCGATGAAACCCGGATTGATATTAACGGGGATGGACAGCTAGACAACGCCTGGCGCTTCCAGGTAGACACCGATGGTAATGGCAGCCTGGATGCAACCGTTGCCTACTCTGTCATTCTCACCATTCCACCGGATGAGACGGGGCGTCCCCCGGCACGAACTCGCCTGGTCAGCCTTACCGATGCCCAGAAAGCCGACGGTGAAGTGGTCGGTGGACGGCGTATTTCCTACACCCGCAGTGGTCCACTCAGCAACACCCCGGCAACAGGAGGGTGTGCCACCTCAGGCGGTGCCGGGTCCCGGGTTGAGGGTGGCTGGTTTGAGGATGAGGGCAACTCTTCTGTATTGCGCAAGAATTTCCAGGTGGATGCTTTTGTGGTTTCCAACAATGTGGGCACAACAGGGGCATCTAACTTTACGACCCTGGAGCTACAGCAGGACCGCAAACTGGACCGGGGCAACAAGTGGGGGGCCTGGTTCCGCAATGACCTGGAGATCTTCCCCGGTCCCCAGTTCAACTGGAACGGTGCCATGCACACGGAAGGCAACCTGATCATTGGGAATAATGCCTTCAGCGCCTATCTGATTAGTTCGCCAGCTTCCTGTCTGTTTTATGAGTCGGCATCAGAGATTTCCGTCACCAGCATCACCGAGTCCCGGGATGCGGGTGGCAATGTGATCACCCCCGCCTTCAATGGACTGGTTGCCAGCGGCAGGATTAATGATACCTCCTACAGTGGTAGCTCCCTGATCTATCTGCACGCCCCCAACCCCACGGCAGCCGCTAATAAGGTAACGCTGACTCCCACCAATGACTGGTCCAATGGTGCAGCAAATATCTTCCAGATCTCCAGTGACCCCCTTGCAATCCAGGTCCGGGATCGCAGGCAGTCACGGGCAGCTAACCCCACCAACCAGCCCTATCTGGATCCAGCCAATACAGGACCCAATAATAAATTTCCCCGCCGGATTAAGGCGGAGTCTGCTCCTGCGCCCTATGTGGATGATACCTACCGGGCAGACAACCGCTATGGTCCCAAATCTGTCTATGATGCTCAGGCAGTGGTGCCCCGCGGCAGGCGGATTGGTCAACTGATTGCTGCCGGGGATAACGTTTCACCGGATCCCAGTGAAACGGTCCAGGCAGACCCCAAGCTGATTGCCGCCGAAGCAGAAACGGGGGCAGATTCCTCTACTGTAGGTCTGGATGGTTACTGGGAGCGCCGTGCCCGCAATGAGGGGTTACGCATCCTGGTGGGTGAACGGCTGGAGTTGGGCAACAGCAATGGTTGGGTAACGCCCAAGGATCAGCCTGCTGCTCGACAGAACCCTGCCACCACAGCCCCACTCCCGCCTGCCAACCCAGACTATTCCCAATTGAGGAATGCCAGTTACGGAAGTGTTACCGACGCCAGTCAGGCAGATCCTGACACCAGTGATGATGAAGGGGATCCCCTCTATCCGCCCTACCGCCAGGGTAATACCAACCTTACCCATGAAGCTCAACAGCGGCGAGCGCTGAGGGACAATATTGCCGCCGTTCAAAGCACGGCAGTCTATCATGCCGCGGTCAGCCGTGATTATCCGGTTGCCTGCCTTGCCAGTACGTCCCATCCGGGGACACCATTTACTTTGCGGCAATCCATTAACTTTGTCCCCACCTTTTTTGTCAACAGCACTCCGACCGGAATAGCAGACGGCGACGGCGGAAGTGGGAGTGGCCTTACCAGCCAGCGAGACACCGTATTGATGACCGACTTTTTCAACGGTCGGGGTACCAATGGGTGGGAATTTGAGCCTCCAGGGCAGACTCAAACTCAGTTTGAAGCAGATATCAATAATCCAGCCTCCAGCCTGCGGATTGCCCTCCAGAATCTGGCAAACTTTGCAGGAGATCATGTCAGTGAAACCCAAACAGGTGCTTTCCCACCCACCCAGGAAGCAGGACGGGTACATCCCTACCCAGAACTGACCATGTGGGGCAACTTCTCAAACCTGCGTCGTGCGCTGGCTCAACTGAATAGTGGAACGACTTACGCGAATCTCAGCCCCGCAGATAAAACCTATCTCCAGACCGCTTCCTGCACCCTGGGAATGCTGGCATACAATATCGATCGCGTCCAGCGTTTCGATCCCCGTAATCCCTTTAACGACAGATCCCGGCCAAATGCAGCCCAGGTCATGCAAAACCTGGCACAGGATCTGTTATTGCTCATGGATGGGGAGGTCAACGAACCATCGAATCCAGAGGTACTGCCCAAGCAGCTACTTGCCACTTATGAGTACGGACGTTCCACGGCTTCCAATAATGCTTTCTATAACGCCAGGGATTATGATCGTGTCCCGGCAGAAGCCTATTTGGGCAAGTTAAGGGAATATTACCTGACTCAAGCTGCATCCTCTTTCAACGATGCCAAACTGCGGATGGCAGAGTTGATTTTTGAATATTTTCAGATCCGCCGCGATCGCACCTATGGATTCCGCCCCTCCCCCGCTGCAAACACCTGGAACTTTAACCCCTACGTGACGACCCAGTCCCTGGGAGGCTTTACCCACCTGTGGTCATCTGCCTGTGACCCAAACATTTTTGCCTTAAACAGTGATGCCCAGGGCAGGCTTTCCGGGCAGGCGGCTGCAAACATCAGTCCCGCTGTGCGCCCAGACCTGGCAACATTCCGTATGGCTCTTTCTCGCCTGTGCGGGACGGTCATCCCGGCTGCGGCTGTGCACGATTACCCTGGGGACTATGGGTTGCCACAACGAAATCGCAATAACCGGGGGCTGACACCCGATCCAGGAATCCCCAATGCCTACCTGGAATATATTCCAAGAGAGGGTAGCACCTTATACGGCTACCGGGCACCCGAAACGAGAAGTCCAGCCCCCTTCGATGATCCAGCAGGCATTTTAAGGGCTGCCCCTTACAACAATGGCGTTTATTTGCAGGCAACCGTCGCTCCGAAGTGGCCCTCTCTCTTCTATCTCTTCCCGGAATGTGACCATGACCACCTGGGATTGAGAGCAACCTGTAACGGGATCTCCACTACGAACGGAATCATTGATCTTCAGGGCGATAACATCGGTGCCAACAACTCTGATGGAGATTGGAGTGATGATCTGGATATTCGTCAGCCCACAGGGCAACTGACCAACCTGGATCCCAGTGCCCGATTGGGCGAAGTTTTACCCGCCGCCTTCCAACCCTGGCCCGAACCCTATATCACAGATACCTACATCAAAGACACGGTCAACCCATCTCCAGCAACTGTTTATCGGGTTGTAGACTCAGGCCTGCCCTCGATGTTTGTTGCTTCTAGTTATCCCAGTTACACGACAGCGAGTTTGATAGCCGCAACAGATACTGGCAATACTCCACCCCGGTCGCTGGTTTACCGATATCGTGTGTTTAATAATCCTCTGGACGATCGCCCGGTTACCAGTGTTGCTTTGCGTCCCCGCAAGCTACCGGCGGGCTTCAATAATCCCTTCCCGCTGATCGATAATCCTACCTGGGAACTTCCCGTTCTTTTAACCAATACGTCTGGTGTAGTCCCTGGGGAAAACGCTCAGTACAGACCGCCAAATCGAATCCTGGTGCCCAGCGCGGATCCGCTGCGGGGTGTGGTTGCTGCCATCCCCTTCCTGGATCGGGTCATGTTCAGCGGACGGGAATGGATGCCCCTGCGAGTCATGGACATGGACATTGGCTTACTGCGGCGTACCCGTCCGGCAAACCAGGGGGGGGCTGGCTCCAGCCCAGAGGCCTATCCCCCCGACAGTACCACCAAGAACGATGTCTGGCTGCCAGTCAGTGGGATTGTCTACGCCTTCCGGGAAGATGCCGTGCGGGAAGATGGCATCAACCGCCCGGTGGGAGGGACCGTGACCAACGCCACCAACCCTTCTGCCCCAACCGACCCGGCTCTGCAACAGGTTTATCCCGACAGTACTGAACCCCGGATCTCAATCAAGCCCGTGGATGGAATTGCGGATCCAAATCGCCGTCCCCATGGTTTCCGCCTGCGGGATGCCTCCCAACTTGCCCGCCACGCCGCCATGAGTATCCCAGAGCAGGACAATATCCGGGGGCTGTCCTTCTTTACCGATGACTCGGTGTTCATCATGGGCGACTACAACCTGCACCAGGATGGCACCGATGACCAGGTGACGGGCATCCAGCGACTGGAAGAATTCACCACCCGGCTGCCCGACGATGCCAACTATACTGAGGCCCAGTTCTATGGCCGCACAGGGCGGGATACCCGTTTCGCCAATGCCGCCCCAGGCGAAGATCGCTGGCGTCCTTCGGAAATTCTGGCAGATGCGATTAGCGTCCTTTCAGATACCCTCTGCGATGGCAGCGTCATTGACACCTTCATGACCACCGGGGCTGGCAGTGGAGCTACGATTTCTGAAACCACCTACTCCGGGCGCGATCGGGTAGACTCTAACGCCGCGGTCACCATTCCCAACGGTTTTCGCCCCTACAACCGCATCTATGCCAGCAGTGGTACAGGCGGTGTCAGTGTTTACGATAACCGCACTGCCGGAATGTTTGGACCAGGCTGTACAGGGGCTAATGGATTCACAACCTTCCTGAACCAGAACCGTCCCAGCACCAGTACACTTTTGAATAGTACAGGCTACGCCTGGATGCGAGAAAATCCTGCGGATATTTTCTCGCCGGTCAAAATCTCTCGGAATGGCTCTGGATTAACGTTGCCCCCCTTAGACAATCCGCCAACCCCCTTGCCTCCAACCCGGTATAATCCCTCCAGCTTTGCTACCAACAACCCTGCAACAGAACCAAGCAAACCTCGTCGTCCGGTTCCCTATACGTCCAACCCCGTCAACGGTGCGTTTTACGACATCACCAATGGCAGACCAGCCCAGAGTGCCCGGGACACCCGGGTGAATACGATTATTGTCAGTGGGCTGGTGCCTTCCCGTCAGAACCAGTCCTATGGAGGGTTGCACAACTTCCCCCGCTTCCTGGAACGGTGGACAAGGCTCTGGTTCTCCGGTGCCTTCCTCCAGCTCAACTTCAGCAACTATGCCACCGCCCCCTTTGACCAGCAGGTCTGGGAGCCGGGTCAAAACCCCACACCAGGTAACGAACAGATCGCCTACTACAGCCCACCCCAGCGTCTCTGGGGGTATGATGTTGCCCTGCAATTGGCTCCCGCCGGTCCCGCAGCTGCCCGTTTCGTCACCCCCAGCCGCGATCGCAACGAGTTCTACAGCGAACCCCCCGCCAACGACCCCTACATCCGCAACCTCTGCCGCGCCCTCCCGGATGACGTGATTCCGGATAATCGCTGTCCATCTTAG
- a CDS encoding glycoside hydrolase family 3 N-terminal domain-containing protein, protein MSLLPDIDSLPLAKQVAQMVVVRASGYLFDHQIQYPDWEPRSDTLRSWLQDWGVGGVILLGGSAGEIALRTQQLQAWAAIPLLLAADVEEGVGQRFAGATWFPPPMALAAIAASDRDLAEQYAGQMGAWIAQEAQAIGLNWVLAPVVDVNNNPDNPVINIRAFGDQPDLVSTLATAFFRGTQRHPVLTAAKHFPGHGDTAVDSHLELPVLTHSLERLRQVELPPFKAAIAAGVDAVMSAHLQIPAYDPDYPATLSYRVLSQELRLTLGFDGLVVTDALVMGAIANRYGAHQAPVLAVAAGADILLMPVDPVGTIRAVCEAVEAGRISPEQIRASVERIWKAKQKVCFPPLATADATHAWETLPPVLETTSLTTRLAQPQALQTVHAILRDSMQIHRPLPSRLMAETQGTRQNLILVDDALNCDFLGRQTPAIAYPNQRGYQLRLVDSHTPAVPPEVNNQPLPPTLLQLFIRGNPFRGSAGLSHTAQAWFQALLQAQQLQALVIYGSPYILEQFLPALPADIPYVFTYGQMPAAQAIALQALFEQT, encoded by the coding sequence ATGTCCCTCCTCCCCGACATCGACTCCCTTCCTCTGGCAAAACAGGTCGCGCAGATGGTGGTAGTGAGGGCTTCTGGTTACCTGTTTGACCATCAGATTCAGTATCCAGATTGGGAACCCAGATCAGACACTCTGCGCTCCTGGTTGCAGGATTGGGGAGTAGGAGGAGTGATTTTGCTGGGAGGGAGTGCCGGGGAAATTGCCCTCCGGACTCAGCAGCTTCAAGCATGGGCAGCAATCCCATTGCTGCTCGCAGCAGATGTGGAAGAAGGGGTGGGGCAACGGTTTGCTGGGGCGACCTGGTTTCCCCCCCCGATGGCGCTGGCCGCCATTGCCGCCAGCGATCGGGATCTGGCAGAGCAGTATGCCGGGCAGATGGGAGCCTGGATAGCTCAGGAGGCTCAGGCAATTGGGCTGAATTGGGTACTGGCTCCGGTGGTGGATGTGAATAACAATCCAGACAATCCAGTAATTAATATTCGGGCATTTGGTGATCAGCCTGACCTTGTCAGCACACTGGCAACCGCTTTTTTTCGGGGAACTCAACGCCATCCAGTGTTAACCGCTGCCAAACATTTTCCCGGTCATGGGGATACGGCTGTGGATTCCCACCTGGAGTTGCCGGTTCTCACCCACTCCCTGGAGCGGTTGCGTCAGGTGGAATTGCCGCCGTTTAAGGCCGCGATCGCCGCCGGGGTAGATGCTGTCATGAGTGCTCACCTGCAAATTCCAGCGTATGACCCGGATTACCCGGCAACGCTGTCTTATCGGGTTTTGAGTCAGGAGTTGAGGCTTACCCTGGGATTTGATGGTCTGGTTGTAACCGATGCCCTGGTCATGGGTGCGATCGCCAACCGTTATGGTGCCCATCAGGCTCCCGTGCTGGCAGTGGCGGCGGGAGCAGATATCCTCCTGATGCCAGTGGATCCGGTGGGAACCATCCGGGCTGTCTGTGAGGCAGTAGAGGCGGGGCGAATTTCGCCCGAACAGATTCGGGCATCGGTAGAGCGCATCTGGAAAGCCAAGCAAAAGGTCTGTTTTCCTCCCCTGGCCACGGCAGACGCCACCCATGCCTGGGAAACCCTGCCACCCGTTCTGGAGACGACATCATTAACTACCCGGCTGGCACAGCCACAAGCACTCCAGACAGTTCACGCGATCCTGCGAGATTCGATGCAGATTCATCGTCCGCTGCCCTCCCGACTGATGGCTGAAACCCAGGGCACCAGACAAAACCTGATTCTGGTGGATGATGCTCTGAACTGTGACTTTCTGGGACGGCAGACGCCCGCGATCGCCTATCCCAACCAGCGCGGCTATCAACTGCGGCTGGTAGACAGCCATACACCAGCAGTTCCCCCTGAAGTCAACAACCAGCCGTTGCCACCAACCCTTCTACAACTGTTTATTCGGGGCAATCCTTTCCGGGGCAGTGCAGGTCTGAGCCACACTGCTCAGGCATGGTTTCAGGCCCTGCTCCAGGCACAGCAATTGCAGGCACTGGTTATCTACGGCAGTCCTTACATTCTGGAGCAGTTCTTACCCGCCCTTCCCGCAGACATTCCCTACGTCTTCACCTATGGGCAAATGCCAGCAGCCCAGGCGATCGCACTCCAGGCTTTGTTTGAACAAACATAA
- the rpmB gene encoding 50S ribosomal protein L28 — MARKCQLTGKKANNAFAISHSHRRTKKLQEVNLQWKRIWWAEGNRWVRLRLSTKAIKTLETKNLSAFAREAGINLSKF; from the coding sequence ATGGCTCGTAAATGTCAACTCACCGGCAAAAAGGCAAACAACGCCTTTGCTATTTCCCACTCTCACCGTCGGACTAAGAAACTTCAGGAAGTGAACCTGCAATGGAAGCGCATCTGGTGGGCTGAAGGCAACCGCTGGGTTAGGCTACGCCTTTCCACAAAAGCCATCAAAACCCTCGAAACCAAAAATCTCTCTGCCTTTGCCAGGGAAGCAGGCATCAACCTCAGCAAGTTTTAA
- the rbfA gene encoding 30S ribosome-binding factor RbfA: MATNRRVARVAELIKREVSQMLLSGIKDDRVGAGMVSVTDVDVSGDLQHAKIFVSIYGSEEAKAETMAGLKSATGFVRSELGHRIRLRRTPEVLFLEDHSLERGDRVLSLLNRLNQERQPTDTDEEWEEKADWEEDAIAAEEGEE, from the coding sequence ATGGCTACGAATCGCCGGGTTGCTCGTGTTGCCGAATTAATCAAGCGCGAGGTCAGCCAGATGCTCCTTTCTGGTATTAAAGATGACCGGGTCGGTGCTGGAATGGTGAGTGTCACCGATGTCGATGTTTCTGGCGATCTGCAACACGCCAAAATTTTTGTCAGCATTTACGGGTCTGAGGAAGCCAAAGCTGAAACCATGGCCGGCTTAAAGTCTGCTACGGGCTTTGTTCGCAGCGAGTTGGGCCATCGCATCCGCCTCCGGCGCACCCCCGAAGTCCTCTTTCTAGAAGACCACTCCCTGGAGCGCGGCGATCGCGTCCTTTCCCTCCTGAACCGCCTCAACCAGGAACGCCAGCCCACTGACACCGACGAAGAGTGGGAAGAAAAAGCAGACTGGGAAGAAGACGCGATCGCCGCTGAGGAAGGTGAGGAGTGA